The following proteins are co-located in the Nerophis ophidion isolate RoL-2023_Sa linkage group LG04, RoL_Noph_v1.0, whole genome shotgun sequence genome:
- the prcc gene encoding proline-rich protein PRCC yields the protein MSLVAYGSSDDSDAEERSAATQSKKTGQGGLFSVLPSPKKPTPTDDAQQVKTSLFSSLPKPRKRTEPVRITVPHIQKNDSDSDDDEPVKKKLQSQVAGSGLSSLLPQPKNLTLKEMDRPLIPHTLTKRSESKGAKLGLSNQGLLGSSASPSAIKAAAKSAARQLARQVAATDDQEEDITPQNYFSLGENPEPPPAVVPVYEPEPVAPAEPLPPLPAGELSQSDAPLDFGGGHEGAGAWGGQYPPYQQPMAGPEALPEGYNNEAYYQDASSGLPEAEEPGNSAMFDDEAFMRLQGKRNRGKEEVKFLEIKGDDQLSGHQQWLTKSMSEEKNNRGSFSKKRGGQPTGQQRRKHQITYLIHQAKERELELKNSWAENRMTRRQTQAKYGF from the exons ATGTCTTTAGTCGCGTATGGAAGCAGTGATGACAGCGACGCTGAGGAAAGGTCTGCGGCGACACAGAGCAAGAAAACAGGCCAGGGAGGACTCTTTTCAGTCTTACCTTCCCCGAAAAAGCCAACGCCGACAGATGATGCCCAGCAAGTCAAGACGAGCTTATTTTCCAGCCTGCCCAAGCCCAGGAAGCGTACAGAGCCAGTGAGGATTACAGTGCCACATATCCAGAAAAATGAT TCAGACTCTGACGACGATGAACCAGTAAAGAAGAAGCTCCAGTCACAG GTTGCAGGTTCCGGTCTGTCATCCCTTCTCCCACAACCCAAAAACCTGACATTAAAGGAGATGGACAGACCATTAATTCCTCATACACTCACCAAGCGCTCCGAGTCCAAAGGAGCCAAGCTGGGACTGTCTAATCAGGGCCTCCTTGGCTCCAGCGCGTCACCTTCCGCCATCAAGGCTGCGGCCAAATCGGCAGCTCGGCAGCTAGCCAGACAAGTAGCAGCTACCGATGACCAGGAGGAGGACATTACACCGCAAAATTACTTCTCATTAGGTGAGAATCCCGAACCGCCTCCTGCGGTTGTCCCAGTCTATGAACCCGAGCCTGTTGCCCCCGCGGAGCCACTTCCACCGTTGCCTGCTGGCGAGCTGAGCCAGTCAGACGCCCCTCTTGACTTTGGGGGAGGCCATGAAGGCGCTGGTGCATGGGGTGGTCAGTATCCTCCATACCAGCAGCCTATGGCCGGTCCAGAGGCTTTACCTGAG GGATACAATAATGAAGCCTATTACCAAGATGCAAGCTCTGGGTTGCCCGAGGCAGAAGAACCAGGCAACTCCGCCATGTTTGACGATGAAGCG TTCATGCGTCTGCAAGGCAAAAGGAACCGGGGCAAAGAGGAGGTCAAGTTCTTGGAGATCAAGGGCGACGACCAGCTGAGCGGCCACCAGCAGTGGCTGACCAAGAGCATGTCGGAGGAGAAGAATAACCGTGGTTCTTTTAGCAAG AAAAGGGGAGGACAGCCTACGGGACAACAGAGACGCAAGCACCAAATTACATATCTCATTCACCAG GCAAAAGAACGTGAGCTGGAGCTGAAGAACAGCTGGGCAGAAAACCGAATGACCCGCAGGCAGACTCAGGCAAAATACGGTTTCTGA